A single region of the Deltaproteobacteria bacterium genome encodes:
- a CDS encoding response regulator yields the protein MARRERILVVDDALTIRHYLQLVLDEAGYDTRCLATGEEALELLRLEPFDLLVVDKNLDGQDGFSVLRAARDVRPDLARIVITADQSVESAIQAVEEDVYAYLPKPLSKPQVLLKVRRALDRVRLVREREETRAALEAANEKLARRGEELERTLAELLRTQTRLAESEKLVSLGLLAAGVAHEINNPTCFILPNLEYIKRGARTLAERAKEAGASSFEVEQELHHLDRMVDRCLEGVERIVQVVKTLQLFSRRDQEETAEVDLNALCLGLLDLVGHELDGRAKLNVEFGPVSRVQARPRELAQAVLNLLLNARRSVLAGRPEAEGGHVIRLATCMDGEQVVLRVVDSGPAMLGGGGESALEPFQQGALADEPALTLSVVRDILDRQHGELRVVQGFGGNCLEARLPGLPSHAPA from the coding sequence ATGGCCCGTCGCGAACGCATCCTCGTGGTGGACGACGCCCTCACGATTCGTCACTACCTGCAGCTCGTCCTGGACGAGGCGGGGTACGACACGCGGTGCCTCGCCACCGGCGAGGAGGCGCTCGAACTGCTGCGGCTGGAGCCGTTCGACCTGCTCGTGGTGGACAAGAATCTCGACGGGCAGGACGGCTTCTCGGTCCTCCGGGCCGCCCGCGACGTCAGACCCGACCTGGCGCGCATCGTCATCACCGCCGACCAGTCGGTGGAGAGCGCCATCCAGGCCGTGGAGGAGGACGTCTACGCCTACCTGCCGAAGCCGCTGAGCAAGCCGCAGGTCCTGCTCAAGGTGCGTCGTGCCCTCGACCGGGTGCGGCTCGTGCGCGAGCGCGAGGAGACGCGCGCGGCTCTCGAGGCGGCGAACGAGAAGCTGGCCCGCCGCGGAGAGGAGCTCGAGCGCACGCTGGCGGAGCTCCTGCGAACCCAGACGCGGCTCGCGGAGAGCGAGAAGCTCGTCTCTCTCGGGTTGCTGGCAGCCGGCGTGGCCCACGAGATCAACAACCCGACCTGCTTCATCCTGCCGAACCTGGAGTACATCAAGCGCGGGGCGCGGACGCTGGCCGAGCGGGCCAAGGAGGCCGGCGCGTCCTCCTTCGAGGTGGAGCAGGAGCTACACCACCTCGATCGCATGGTGGACCGCTGTCTGGAGGGGGTGGAGCGCATCGTCCAGGTGGTCAAGACCCTGCAGCTCTTCTCGCGGCGCGACCAGGAGGAGACCGCCGAGGTCGATCTGAACGCGCTCTGCCTGGGGCTGCTCGACCTGGTCGGGCACGAGCTGGACGGTCGCGCGAAGCTGAACGTCGAGTTCGGTCCCGTGAGCCGGGTCCAGGCCCGGCCGCGCGAGCTCGCGCAGGCGGTGCTCAACCTGTTGTTGAACGCGCGACGCTCCGTGCTGGCAGGCAGACCGGAGGCCGAGGGCGGGCACGTGATACGCCTCGCAACCTGTATGGACGGAGAGCAGGTGGTCTTGCGCGTGGTGGACAGCGGGCCCGCGATGCTCGGTGGCGGAGGGGAAAGCGCCCTCGAGCCCTTTCAGCAAGGTGCGCTCGCCGACGAGCCGGCGCTCACGCTGAGCGTGGTGCGGGACATCCTGGATCGGCAGCACGGGGAGCTCCGCGTCGTACAGGGCTTCGGCGGCAACTGCCTCGAGGCGCGGCTCCCCGGCCTTCCCTCGCATGCGCCGGCATAG
- the efp gene encoding elongation factor P, which produces MYDTSSIRKGLKIQLDGDPYIVVDFQFVKPGKGTAFTKTRIKNLITGAVLERTFRSGEKLEPANVEEREMQYLYRDGENFCLMDNANYEQIYASQDVVGDSAKFMPENLNITVMLYNERPVGLTLPNFVELQITHCEPGVRGDTASGATKPATLSTGAIIQVPLFVEESTWVKIDTRTGEYVERVKK; this is translated from the coding sequence ATGTACGACACATCAAGCATTCGCAAGGGGCTGAAGATCCAGCTCGACGGTGACCCTTACATCGTTGTGGATTTCCAGTTCGTCAAGCCGGGCAAGGGCACGGCCTTCACCAAGACGCGCATCAAGAACCTGATCACGGGCGCCGTCCTCGAGCGCACCTTTCGCTCCGGCGAGAAGCTCGAGCCAGCCAACGTGGAAGAGCGCGAGATGCAGTATCTCTACCGGGACGGCGAGAACTTCTGCCTCATGGACAACGCGAACTACGAGCAGATCTACGCCAGCCAGGACGTGGTGGGGGACTCGGCCAAGTTCATGCCGGAGAACCTGAACATCACCGTGATGCTCTACAACGAGCGCCCCGTCGGCCTCACGCTGCCGAACTTCGTCGAGCTGCAGATCACGCACTGCGAACCTGGCGTCCGCGGTGACACGGCCTCCGGTGCCACCAAGCCCGCCACCCTCTCAACGGGCGCTATCATCCAGGTCCCTCTCTTCGTGGAGGAGAGCACCTGGGTCAAGATCGACACCCGCACCGGCGAGTACGTGGAGCGCGTGAAGAAGTAG
- the genX gene encoding EF-P lysine aminoacylase GenX, producing the protein MPYPSPGGEAWRVAGGGRSRRERLRVRADVLRAIRAFFDARGYLEVQTPVRVTSPGLEPHLRAVPSDDAFLITSPEYQLKRLLAAGIERPYFLGPCFRAEEEGPLHHGEFCMLEWYEAYADLPSLMRQTEELVRAAARAANRPAAAPFRGAPLDLDRPFVRLTVREAFDRYAGIDLRGVMDAIGLRRAAEAAGHGPFPGDAHFDAVFSELLVTWVEPHLAQLGAVFLTDFPAPLAALARLCPEDPTVAERFELYLGGVELANAFGELTDPVEQERRLHGDLALRAELGAPVYPIDERFLEALREGIPPAAGIALGIDRLLLVLCDADRLDEVVAFAPDEL; encoded by the coding sequence GTGCCGTATCCGTCTCCCGGCGGTGAGGCCTGGCGCGTCGCGGGGGGGGGCCGGTCCCGCCGCGAGCGCCTCCGCGTCCGGGCAGACGTCCTGCGGGCGATTCGCGCCTTTTTCGACGCGCGCGGCTACCTCGAGGTGCAAACCCCCGTGCGCGTCACGTCGCCGGGGCTCGAGCCGCACCTCCGGGCCGTGCCGTCGGACGACGCCTTTCTCATCACCTCTCCGGAGTATCAGCTCAAACGCCTCCTCGCGGCGGGGATCGAGCGCCCCTACTTCCTCGGCCCGTGCTTCCGCGCCGAAGAGGAGGGACCGCTCCACCACGGCGAGTTCTGCATGCTGGAATGGTACGAGGCCTACGCGGACCTCCCGTCGCTGATGCGCCAGACCGAGGAGCTCGTCCGCGCCGCCGCGCGCGCCGCGAACCGGCCTGCCGCCGCGCCCTTTCGGGGCGCCCCGCTGGACCTGGACCGCCCCTTCGTGCGCCTGACCGTCCGCGAGGCGTTCGACCGCTACGCCGGCATCGACCTCCGGGGCGTGATGGACGCGATCGGGCTGCGGCGCGCCGCCGAAGCGGCAGGGCACGGGCCCTTTCCCGGCGACGCACACTTCGACGCGGTCTTCTCGGAGCTCCTCGTCACCTGGGTGGAGCCGCACCTGGCCCAGCTCGGCGCCGTCTTTCTCACCGACTTCCCGGCCCCGCTGGCCGCCCTGGCGCGCCTTTGTCCCGAGGACCCGACCGTGGCCGAGCGCTTCGAGCTCTATCTGGGCGGAGTCGAGCTGGCGAACGCCTTCGGGGAGCTCACGGACCCAGTGGAGCAGGAGCGGCGCCTCCACGGCGACCTGGCCCTTCGCGCGGAGCTCGGCGCACCGGTCTACCCCATCGACGAGCGTTTTCTCGAAGCGCTGCGCGAAGGGATCCCGCCCGCGGCGGGCATCGCGCTCGGGATCGACCGCCTTCTCCTCGTCCTCTGCGACGCCGACCGTCTCGACGAGGTCGTGGCCTTCGCCCCCGACGAGCTCTAG